From Zea mays cultivar B73 chromosome 3, Zm-B73-REFERENCE-NAM-5.0, whole genome shotgun sequence:
cagcgggtgaaagggcggaccgccatgcaggcggcatgcaaccgcaccaaggggcgcaccctttcgacttcgacgcgtccagcatggaggcccaggcccactcgtcatgtaaccggtgcaacggttactacgtgcgagaaactgcaccgccacccgcgccagtaccgcgcctcctcgactgcggaaccggtgccacgactcgaggcgactctgcgcatgacccgacagtgccaaccgagcacatcggtcacgggtcggtcagccgtgggagaaggcgcgacggtcgatacggccagaaatgggccggcagtaatggcggtggcaggcgggcagaagcagcagtcacgtcgtcagcaagctcacgccccctcttgggacagcgagagaaccctctcccacggtgtgaagacgaaAGTTGTAGGtcgtgaaatgtaatgaaactttgtaatttattttttttatttaaaatcatcttatcattgaaaaattcgtgtgaagttttcaaatttgaaattcaaattttgtaaaaggCCTCGAATATAGAAACTATAAAAATAGAATTTCTAGATCtcgaaaagttatgcaactttatagttggtcacattttcaaatgaattcgTTTAGtgtcttaaataatcaaattactcacggtttgttatagtacatgaggaatgaaaacgtaatatacacataattgatgtagtagtgtagtgttAAAGAaaggtatgcgcgagagagaggttgcgagttcgaatctcaccacaATTCACGCaacatgtaaatttgattcaaaataatagtgaaaaatgatagtgCGATGAGTATGGTAATAGGTGTAGTGGTTGGAGAGTTGTTACTATaattttaaaaaatgttttgcagttttttttggttttttcgattcttaatttgtcgagtgcttttcgacactcggcaaagtctttgtcgagtgcccgaaaaaaTGTACTAATTCTTTGCCGATAAAATATTTgtcgagtgtcttagacactcagcaaagaacatGATTCCGGTAGGCCTACCCATGATCGCAACCGCGAGCCGATCAACACTCGTCGATGCGAGTACGGGGTGAGTCGGTCTTGCTCCTAGCCTTTCTCCGTGTGTGCCGctgaggaggacatggtggcgtctgccacgcttaggttatcttggcgatgaggagtccaggtctgaaatacttggacaaccaaggcccgtagcgCGGCAACAatcggcatatgctacggagttggtggtgttGTCTCGCCTCGACGGGTCTAGGGTTGggaaggcactcgcattctctcgcccttctcggactgacgcatggtgcgggtgcctcttggTTTGGAGATGCTCCGCCTGGGCTTCTTTGttcgcttgcgtgctctctccctatatgtatctagcggtatactacctatgtcgcctctagATGCACAGGTCTTCGTTGTGTCTTTCTCTGGTAACGAACAGGTATGCCTGCATCTTCTCTTCCCTACCTTCTCTACggaaccttggaagtgggggaggcgagggatggggtccctgatttgctgcctatggtacccgttGATGGCTTGGCATTGCCTATCTACCACGGTGTCGACTCGGTATGCTTCTACCGCTTCTATGTACCTGTCACCCATCCTTCTGTCATTGCAAAAAATATTGTGTTGTTCCTTTGTTGTTTTGAGTGTTAGTttttttgttgtgctaaggactAAACATAATTTGGatgtgttaatactttatttattgtttGCACATGGTTTGTGTTTTTCTGATGGTGGCTCATGGATCctgcaaaatatgtgttaggatttggagatccatgcgggcactaccatagggtgctcgtcccttgtgttcttggctcttgcatgtATTAGGCCGTTTctaagaccacattggcgcaatggactccatggtgtttgaggttgctgaattggatggagcaacaatgatttgtcacgctaacagtaaaagaaaaagttatttgttggttttaaacgttagtaattgctacgaagtaccataatttgtatggagcgcatctagtttttattgacgcgtgacttattttagaaacttgagctcacaaactttcctcttatttggtctatgtgtggtggaattatgtcattctataatctctgtcagtcgttgtgaactctcttcgaaTCGCTCCTTTCATtggcgtgttgtaccaagacatactgAATGGAATAAAcaacaacatcagttagtcaaaaAAAAATTTTATgcgaagagcggagacaatcaataaataatcttgagatcttttttgTGGATAGTTTATGTGAGTATTGTTATATTGTTATGTTAATATATTTTTTATGCAATGCTCTGTTTTATATGCGAACTAAATTGCAGTGAATGATAATCAACGCTAGCAAATCGAGGTAGTACGTAGTTGGACCGCTCCCTTTGCATGCCCTGACGCGGCCGGTAAAACATACGTATTGCATGCACTGATCGATGGGCGCGGTAAAAACTacctgcatatatatatatatatatatatatatatatatatatatatatatatatatatatatatatatatatatatatatatatatatatatatatatatatatatatatatatatatatatatatatatatatatatatatatatatacctgcaGGCAGCAGCAACGATGCCGCAGCCGCAGCCATGGTTAGTTGTTTGTATAATAATACTCTGCCGTTTTGCACCCCTGGTTAGCGCTACAACTCCTCCGCCGCGCCTATCCACCACATCTATTTCGCCCTATCCACCAGGACTTACGATGATCTGTATAGCGAGCTATCGAGGCTGCTCAGGGACTCGAGCAGGCCTGCATATACGATCCCCCAGTCCCCCACACGTGATGCAAAGATAATACATCCATGTCGTCGGCGCCGGGGAAGAAGACAAGGTAACTCTGAACATCGATGGCCTTATATATTATCGGCTTCAGTAACGGCACTGGCCATTGGTACAAGTTTAGTGGCGGAGACTCGTTCTGGTTCAAAGGTCTGCCGGTGCCGGGAGCCACCGAGCTCCCCGGTCACAATGAACTATGGACAACTGATCCAGGGAGGGCACGCCGATCGAGCTTTGGCGGGTTCCTCTGGGGAAGAAGTCAGCCATACATGCCACCAGGCAGCTTGCGACGTACGACCCCGCCGTCACCCCTGAATCCCAGCTCCAGGACGAAAATGGGGTGCTACTGGAGGTCAGTACCGGTGGATGGCTGACGCGAAGTCGAGGATAATATAGTCAGGTCAAAGGTGCCAACGATGCTTCGGCGATCGTTGGTTTTCTGCTTCGCTCAAAAGAAACAGTACCTACTGATAATTAGTTAGTTTCCACACATATGATTAATatagttttctttcttttttgcaTCATCGATGCCTGAATCGACTTGttatgcaaaaaaaaaaaaatgtAATCAGGGGGTATCCAAATCCAaacaaaagaagaagaaagaaacatATAGTGTGTAGGTGCTTTCAGCTTCAAGTCCAGTATATGTCGTTAACTCTGAAGATCTTCAGATTTAGACTGAAAGAGAGATATAGAGACAGTGTCAGAGGCACCCTGCTGAGTAGTCATCTCAGTATGCTACTGCTAGCGCTACCTTGTATCAGACGTAGTCGTGGTAGGCAGAGGCAGAGGCAGAGGCAGTCATCTCTCGTAATATATCTGACagttttttcaaaagaaaatcgTTAGACAAAGTTTTCAGAAATGGAAGAAGCGTTCCACAGTTGAATTAACTAAATTTAGCTGCCTATGAGGATTGATTGAGcttgggattaatattatataCTAGCAAACAGATACGCTTATATCTTTTTTTGTGTGTATGTGTGAATATATACATTTCCTTCTCTTTAAAACGGTTATTTTTAGTTTGCGATGCATACGAACAGGGGGATCTCCCTTAAACTGAAAGAAAAGGAAGAAATGAATTGGAGAGTATATATACCACCAATATATGCATCAGAATTGTAGACTTTTATAgtgtgtttggtttaaggaatgaagtgatccatcttcttctcactcctcactttttttatttggtttgtggaatagaatgagttgatctatcaccaccacattcctcataagctaataattagtatatacatgaggagtaggttgattccaccaaaattgatggaataaacttatgatgcatcacctcatgaggcatagagtgactccacaaaccaaacacaccattagTCGATGACTTGTAGTATTTTAATAGTTCAAATCCCTAGAGAACCGTAGTTGGGATAGTTATCATGGAATCAGCTCTTTTTTTTCTCACCGCCTGAAATACATTGCATCTCCCACCATTATTATGTCAAGTCCCGTGAGCTTATTTGCTGGTAGCGCGGAAGTTTCTATTTAATTTATAGAGTGAACCAAGAGCATGCATGCATGTTTCCTTAGGCAACAATTAAGACGTACTCCGTATAATGTAGTATGTTTGCATGCTCCTTTCTAAACCTTCCACTGACATGTCCATTAGAATTGAAGTAGAATTTGTGGTAGTGTGTTAACCTGGGCACAATAACATCTCTGACTTTTCAATTCAATGTAGCTAGGAATATCTCTGCTATTTTATAAGAGTCCAATACACCGTGACTCTGACTTCCCCCTGCGCATAGGACCCATCGTGCGCTCCCACCCCCGTCGTGCGTCCGCACTCCACCGCGCTCTCTCGACTCCCAGGCAGCGAATCCCATGGCCCCCGCTAATTAGCACGCGACCGTGGCAAAAATCAAAATATTTGTAGCCTTGAGAGATCAAATACTGGTTGTTAATACCAAGCTCACACCTTCCAACCAATACAGCTCAAGTACTTCTATAAAATATGTAGTAGTTGTTTTGTATTTGTATGTATATACATGCCCTCGCCACtataaatcatttttatccttaatttttcaaaattttcaaacgaTTTTTTATGATGAAATcatcaaaataaaagttataaatttctaaaagttatgaaactttgtagttgacaacttttttatataAACTCATTTCgattctcaaaaattgaatctaagtatgtcaaatttaaaatttaaaatttgcAAACTACCTCAGATGAAAAAGTGTcagaataaaagttgtagaacttcaaaagttattcaattttgtagttgacaacttttttacttAAATTCGTTTACGGTCTCAAACAAGCAATTTAGACTCAGTTGGTTGTAATATGTAATGTGGATAAAAAAAACTACAAATTAGACATAAAGTATGCCATAGACAGAGTGTTAGCGGATGGTACGCGCAAATGTGACGCGTAGCACGTGAAAAAATGTGATAGCTTGCGAATTCGACGGAGATAGGTGGGCTGAGTCCACTTCCAGTCTTCCTAAATAatttttttctatttctatttttaaAACCCATTTAATATTTCTGAAAATAatttttactagcgttatattACGTCGATTGCTATTGGAAATCGTTTTTCACTGGCATTCATCAGTTatccgcctgtaaaaatgatgatctTTACTGGTTTATAGCACCGACGGTTCTAAAAAAACGCTAGTGAAAATATGTTCACAACAGTCACTATAGAGTTTCTTTGTGCTAGTGTGATTTTTAAACTCTCGTAACAACGTACGAGTACATACCTACTGTATAATTATACAGTAATAATGGATGATGTAATATATATTAGAagcagtacatgtgcatatggatCTATCAATTAATCTCTATAATATATCAGCGAGTGCTGATTTGAGTTGCAGGTTGTTGTTGAGGTCTAGGATGTGCGCCTCCAGCCGCCGGGCCTCCTTGAGGATCTCTTCCATGCACAGGACAATGGAGCCCAGGCAGCACACTGCCAAAAACCTCTCCTCCTCTTGTTGTTGCTCAACgctatcgtcgtcgtcgtcatcgttcaACAGCAGCTCTCTTGCCTGCGCTACGAAGGAGCCCACCACCTCGTCATCCCTGTAGCAGCAGCCACAGGCAGCCGCAGTCCCAGCCTCAAGGTCAACGACGACCTGGGCCTTGGGCtttttgttggcctccttgccttCTGCTGCTGTCAGCATGTGAAGGCAGTGGCCGAGGGAGGTGGAGGCGAGGTTGCTGAAGCGCCGGTGTTGGATGGTGTTGATATCATCGTCCACGTCCACCTGCTGCTGGGACAAAGACACACTCATGTAGCGGCGTGCCTGATGGTAGAGCTGCAGCAGCTGTGCCATCCTGCCAAGGCTGCCCTGGATCGTTTCGTAGCAGGCCGCCGGGAACGGCGGCAGCCACAGGTAGGTGGGCTCGCTGCCGGCCTCCGCGGCGTGCTTCCTCAAGAGGGCCAGCTCCTGCTGCACCCTCTTCAATAATTCTGATGAAGCAGCAGGGTCAGCAACAACAAGGCGGCTGCAGGCTGCCAGCGCGGCGATGCAGCGGGCGAGCTGCTCCCTGGCCTGCACCGACGGCCTCGCCCCGGGCTGGAACACAAGGTCCGCCAGGACGACGCAGGAGATGCCTATGAAGGTCTCCACCAGGCGCGCGATGGTGAAGGCCATGGGAGGCTCGTCGTAGCGGCGCCCCATGATGATGACGACCGACAGCGCGGCCGCCACGCCGCCGGCGGGGCCGTAGGCGCGGCTGCGTTTGAGGAAGGTGGCGAGGACCATCCAGGGGAGGAGGGCCACGAAGCGCAGGTCCATGGCCACGAGCTGCTGCTGCGACATGAGCAGGCAGCCCAGCACGCCGTAGATGGAGCCCAGGGCGGTGCCGTGGGCGCGCGCCACGGCCACGGCCCAGGTGGATTCGCGCCCCGCCGTCATGGTTGTGGCGACGATGAGGCCCGACCAGAAGCCGTGGTCGTTGCTGAAGAGCAGGCCCAGCAGGACGGCGAGGCCGAGGGAGAAGCCGCACTTGGCCGCCGCCACGAGCCGGCGACAGCTGCGTGTCTGCCTGCTGTGCTTGTCCTtggtcgccgccgctgccgccgtcgCTGTAGCCTTCTCCTCTCCTGCAGTGGCTGCCCCAGCTTGTGAAGATGGTCCGTCGTCCTGCTCCACATGCTGAcctgcttcttcttcttcttcttgctcgtCGTCCGGCAGTAAGTCGGCTGCTGGTTGCTCCAGTAGTAGTAGCTTTTGGCGTGTCGTCGTGGTTGCCGCCGGCGCTACCTGCTTGGCGTTGGGCAGCatggtagctgccgtcgaaggcgtcttgggaccaccatcgcagcagcaATGATGGAGCTGGTAGAGAGAGAAGATGAACAAAAAAGACGCCCGCTGATGCTGCTCGTGGTTGCGATAGTCGAAGCTCGTAGCTGGCAACTGGTAGCTGGGCGTGCATGTTGATCTGCTCTGCTGCTTGTTGTTGGGCGTGAGAAGCGCGAGGCGTATCTGGTCCCTCATCGCCATGACAAGGCCGACCATGTTTATATTCCTCCCATGGCCGCCGTCGGCTTGTTGCATGGTCGCGAGTGCGATCTGCATTCCTGCCAGGAGCATCTCGATGCTGCCCTTGTTATCCttctcctccaccgccaccgccactgCTCTCTGCTCCCACTGCAAATCCTCCTGGATGCATGCACACATACAACTGTGATATATATACATTGATGGGATTTTGCTTATTATATCTGCAAGTAATATAATGACACGTACGTATCGCTTTTACCTTGATGGCGTTCATGCGGCTGAGGAGTGTTGTACTTGCGGAGGCCAGCCGCTTGGCCTCCGACATGCACGCCGCTATCTGCCATCGCCGCTGCCTGCTGCACCCCTCATCGGCCTCCTCCACACCCACAGCAGCGGCAACGACGAAGGCATCAGCCAGGACCCTGACCCTCTCTGAGGCAACCACCTTGTACGTCCTGCTCTTGTCTTTGGCCTCCCGTGTGGCCAGCCTCGGCCAGGGAAGCAGCACGGCCAGCAGCGCCGCCGCCACCCCGAGCGCCGTGCACGCCACCACGTTGGCCGGGTGCAGCAGCACCCAGCCGCGGCTGGGGCGCTCCCCCGGCTGGAACCTGCGGGCCACGTAGATTATGATGGCCTGCCCCAGCGCGATCCGCT
This genomic window contains:
- the LOC103651649 gene encoding uncharacterized protein encodes the protein MTMKQLVQLVAKPLTPPPPCCSSSSQDDEDDDVVRQLVMGRWRSSLSSGLRAALACTIVGLVSLYAPDALRRHITFPAFSYVVTVILVTDATLGTALRGAVSALHGTLMGAAPSVVALWLAHRTGAAESAVATSAVVALTAFAVALPESVGPVAKRIALGQAIIIYVARRFQPGERPSRGWVLLHPANVVACTALGVAAALLAVLLPWPRLATREAKDKSRTYKVVASERVRVLADAFVVAAAVGVEEADEGCSRQRRWQIAACMSEAKRLASASTTLLSRMNAIKEDLQWEQRAVAVAVEEKDNKGSIEMLLAGMQIALATMQQADGGHGRNINMVGLVMAMRDQIRLALLTPNNKQQSRSTCTPSYQLPATSFDYRNHEQHQRASFLFIFSLYQLHHCCCDGGPKTPSTAATMLPNAKQVAPAATTTTRQKLLLLEQPAADLLPDDEQEEEEEAGQHVEQDDGPSSQAGAATAGEEKATATAAAAATKDKHSRQTRSCRRLVAAAKCGFSLGLAVLLGLLFSNDHGFWSGLIVATTMTAGRESTWAVAVARAHGTALGSIYGVLGCLLMSQQQLVAMDLRFVALLPWMVLATFLKRSRAYGPAGGVAAALSVVIIMGRRYDEPPMAFTIARLVETFIGISCVVLADLVFQPGARPSVQAREQLARCIAALAACSRLVVADPAASSELLKRVQQELALLRKHAAEAGSEPTYLWLPPFPAACYETIQGSLGRMAQLLQLYHQARRYMSVSLSQQQVDVDDDINTIQHRRFSNLASTSLGHCLHMLTAAEGKEANKKPKAQVVVDLEAGTAAACGCCYRDDEVVGSFVAQARELLLNDDDDDDSVEQQQEEERFLAVCCLGSIVLCMEEILKEARRLEAHILDLNNNLQLKSALADIL